From the Penaeus vannamei isolate JL-2024 chromosome 20, ASM4276789v1, whole genome shotgun sequence genome, the window TGAgtcagggagagacaggagggaggatggatgagtcagggagagacaggagggaggatggatgagtcagggagagacaggagggaggatggatgagtcaaggagagacaggagggaggatggatgagtcagggagagacaggagggaggatggatgagtcagggagagacaggagggaggatggatgagtcagggagagacaggagggaggatggatgagtcagggagagacaggagggaggatggatgagtcagggagagacaggagggaggatggatgagtcagggagagacaggagggaggatggatgagtcagggagagacaggagggaggatggatgagtcagggagagacaggagggaggatggatgagtcagggagagacaggagggaggatgagtcagggagagacaggagggaggatggatgagtcagggagagacaggagggaggatggatgagtcagggagagacaggatggaggatggatgagtcagggagagacaggagggaggatgagtcagggagagacaggagggaggatggatgagtcagggagagacaggagggaggatggatgaggcagggagagacaggatggaggatggatgagtcagggagagacaggatggaggatggatgagtcagggagagacaggagggaggatgagtcagggagagacaggagggagtaTGAGTCATGGTGAGACTGGAGGATGGATGAgtcagggagagacaggagggaggatggatgagtcagggagagacaggagggaggatggatgagtcagggagagacaggagggaggatgagTCAGGGTGAAACTGGAGGATGGATGAGTCAGGGAGAGACAGGATGGAGTATGAGTCATGGTGAGACTGGAAGATGGATGAGTCAAGGAAagacaggggggagggtgagtcTGGAGAGTGAATGAGTCAGGGTGAGTCTAGAGGATGGATAAgtcagggagagacaggagggaggagggatgagtcagggagagacaggagggaggatgaCTTAGGGTGAGACAGGAGGATGGATAAGGTGAGTCTAGAGGATGGACGAGCCAGGAAGGCGGATGAGTCAGGGTGATTTAGGGAAGGTGGATGAGTCAGAAGAATAGATGAGTCAGACGGGTGGATAAATCAGGATGAGTCCGAGAGGGAGGATGCGTCGGGGTCAGTCTCTTGCCTTCATGATTATTTCATTCGATTTTATCTTTCCTCGTGTGATTCTCTGTCCATCTGCTCTGTGCCAAATATTAATACTCGAGAACCGTACCaaattatttttccttgtttatcaATGGAAATTTCTCTCAGGCAACGATTGTCTTCCGCCTCCACACGTCAGCAATGGCACCATTCTCTTAGTAAAGTAAGTAATCGTCCCTTCTTTGTGTCAGTCAAATGCCTGGGATATTTAATTTTGTTGTTCTGTATTTTGTCTTCGGATATTTAGTTCTATCtcaatttgtctctctttctctttctctctttctttctctctttctttctatcttctctctctctctctctctctttctttctttctttctttctttctttctctctctctctctctctctctctctctctctctctctctctctctctctctctctctctctctctctctctctctctctctctctctctctctctctctctctctaaagaaagAAGAGTATTATAGGTATTTAAAGTACTaaaagtagtagcattattataatttttatgtcataaaataattaattaagaatTAAGTACTAAAGGTACTATAGGTAAAGCATTCAAAGTACTGAAAGTATTATAAGTATGAGAATGTTTAAAGTATTTAAAACTGTAAGGATTAAAAGTATCAAATGCAAAGTATTAAACGTCTTAAAAGCACGCAAGGTTTACAttagccctccctctcctctgccccagCGAGACCCATGGGAGCCTCGTCTGCAACGAAGGATACACCACCACTCCAGGCACCCCCATCACGGACGCCGTCTGTGTCGATGGCGCGTGGAAATTCCCTCAGGCCGACGGCGGTTGcgtgaagcaggaagaggaggacagcgAAATCATGAGTGGCCCGTGTTTCGACGCCCCGGTGCCGACTCTGATCAACGGAGAAATTTCCTCGAGGTGCGGGTCACTGACGTTGCTGTGCTGTGGTGATGAGGatcgtggtgataatgatgataatgaagaggaagaggaggaagatgatgatgatgatgaccatgatagaATTTTTTGATAGTAGCCGAAAACTAGCTTCCATTaacctcttctcgtctcttcctgCGCCACTTCAGGAACGACGGCTTGGACGGCTTGTGCTCCGAGGGCTACACCTTCCCCTCGGGTGCCAACACGAGTGCCTACGAATGCCAAGACAACGCCTGGACCCTCCCGGCCCTCGACATGCCCGGCTGCACAGTGCCCGTGTGCCGTCGCCCGTGCCAGAACGGTGGCACTTGCGCCAGGCCGGGTGAGTGCCAGTGCCTTCCCGGTTACGAGGGAGAGGTGTGTGAGACGGAGCAGACGCCTGCTGGGACTCCTCGGTTGTGAAGGGTGATCCTTGCCTAAAATGCTTGGGACACCGGTTGGCGCGGACTCCACTGAAGTCGCCGGGCCCGAGGGAGGCCCTCCTTGGGATGAGCTCTGCGCCGCCTCGCTCCCCACGGCCCCGCCCAGCGCCGTGCTGGAGACGAGGTgagacgtgcgcgcgcgcgtgtgtgtgtgtcatacacacacatatataggtagatagacatagacatatagataaaaaagatatatgaatgttGATTTGGATTTAGATATagtcataaatagatatatagatattgttatagatagatatacagatagttatatagatattgtGATAGAAAAATAAACCATCATCCTCATATCACGGATAGTTCATCTTACTGGAAAGCAAGATGAACAGAGAAACGTGCATTCTGAGCCTCGGGATGTTGCGGTAGAGGCCTCTCCTTTCCGCCCCGATTTATCCCCACCGTCCAGATCCCGGTACTCCGACTGTAAAGGTACAGGCCGGGCGCGAACTGGCACCTTGCGAGAGCAAATCCAGTAGTTCTTCCACTGAGCTTTTGCCCCTCTCTGCACTGCGGCGGCGATTCCATCCCGGGACCGCGAGGCTCGGAATCCGACGCCTTGCCCGCTGCACCGTCGCGGCAATCACACAGGCAGGCAAGGTCAGCAGCCGTTTAAAGCACTAAGCGGCGTGCGTCCCCGCAGGAGCGGCATGGTCGTGGCCAAGAGCAAAGAGCAGCTGTTCTTCCCGTCCGGCGCCAGCGAGGCCGACATGGGCTGCGTGAAGGGCGAATGTCAGGCGGTCGAGGCGGACTCCGGAGGGCGGGAGGCGGGCTGCACGTCGCCCTGGGAGTGCCGGAAGCCCTGCCTCAACGGCGGCGCCTGCCAGCCGAACGGAACCTGCTACTGCCGGAAGGACTTCAAGGGAGAGCGCTGCGAAACACGCGAGTGCGCCTACCCGCTCCTTATGGTGTATAACGCTGCGCTTCTGTTCAGGtactctcgctgtttctctctatatctatctatcagtatctgtctatctctgttccccccaactcactcactctctctctctctctctctctctctctctctctctccctctctctctctctctctctctctctctctctctctctctctctctctctctctctctctctctctctctctctctctctctctctctctctctctctctctctctctctctctctctctctctctctctctctctctctctctctttctctctcattattgttattattgttaaagctgtttttgttcttttgttctttttattatcttaatcataagtaatactaatattactcctccctttccctgcccttccctctctttccatctctccctcttcttctccctctcccatcttcctttcctcctccccctcactcactgtTTCTTctaatcccctcccctcatcctctccttctttccctttcctgcctcccctctcctccctctcccaccttccactccccttcctctccctccctccccctcccttcttcctccctttccttccccctcctcgctccccttcctaccccttccctcgctcccttacCCCACacatcttcctaccctccctccccttccttcctccattcccctccctctccctccttcccttcctccctccccctccccttcctacctctcccttcctccccttcttcccctcccctcccctcactcccttatcccccctcctctttctcccctccctcttccttcctccattcccctccctccttccctaccccgcgctcccttacccccactccttccttccttcccctacctccttccctcccctccttaacccctttttccccctcgttccccttcctcctttcctccccctccctctcttaccccccttcttcttcttcccctcgcccgccctctctttccccctccctccctttcctcctcttcctcctttcctcctcctcgcttcctcccctccctccccctcctcttcctcccctccctccccctcttcctcccctccctccccctcctcttcctcccctccctccccctcctcttcctcccctccctccccctcctcttcctcccctccctccccctcctcttcctcccctccctccccctcctcttcctcccctccctccccctcctcttcctccctccctcccctccctccccctcctcttcctcccctccctcccccgcctcttcctcccctccctccccctcctcttcctcccctccctccccctcctcttcctcccctccctcccccgcctcttcctcccctccctccccctcctcttcctcccctccctccccctcctcttcctcccctccctccccctcctcttcttcccctccctccccctcctcttcctcccctccctccccctcctcttcctcccctccctcccccgcctcttcctcccctccctcccccgcctcttcctcccctcccccctcctccttctcctcccctccctccccctcctcttcttcccctccctccccctcctcttcctcccctccctccccctcctcttcctcccctccctccccctcctcttcctcccctccctccccctcctcttcctcccctcactcccctccctccccctcctcttcctcccctccctcccccgcctcttcctcccctccctccccctcctcttcctcccctccctccccctcctcttcctcccctccctcccctccctccccctcctcttcctcccctccctcccctccctccccctcctcttcctcccctccctcccccgcctcttcctcccctccctccccctcctcttcctcccctccctccccctcctcttcctcccctccctcccctccctccccctcctcttcctcccctccctcccccgcctcttcctcccctccctccccctcctcttcctcccctccctccccctcctcttcctcccctccctcccctccctccccctcctcttcctcccctccctccccctcctcttcctcccctccctccccgcctcttcctcccctccctccccctcctcttcctcccctccctccccctcctcttcctcccctccctccccctcctcttcctcccctccctccccctcctcttcctcccctccctccccctcctcttcctcccctccctcccctctctccccctcctcttcctcccctccctccccctcctcttcctcccctccctcccctctctcccccttctcctctacccctcccccctcctcctcttcctcccctccctccccctcctctccctcccctccctccccctccctccgctcgcCAGCCCCGGGCACGCCACCGTCAAGTGCCGTGAGGGCTTCGCCTTCGGGACGGGCGAGACGGAGCTCAACCTCACGTGCTCGAGCGGCGCGTGGCAGCTCCC encodes:
- the LOC138865154 gene encoding wnt inhibitory factor 1-like yields the protein MLGTPVGADSTEVAGPEGGPPWDELCAASLPTAPPSAVLETRSGMVVAKSKEQLFFPSGASEADMGCVKGECQAVEADSGGREAGCTSPWECRKPCLNGGACQPNGTCYCRKDFKGERCETRECAYPLLMVYNAALLFSPGHATVKCREGFAFGTGETELNLTCSSGAWQLPDAFRDEQGRQMKSLSCEARCEPPCQHGGHCVTSDLCWCSEGFVGPRCEVVKCRQPPPLVKNAIMSYE
- the LOC138865329 gene encoding coagulation factor XIII B chain-like, producing the protein MKCPRVLDLEHGVLDATSEDQLYIVCDPGYRVQGMHGEVGDSGARVKVVCHNGAWMIMEADTFIPGRCIKEGNDCLPPPHVSNGTILLVNETHGSLVCNEGYTTTPGTPITDAVCVDGAWKFPQADGGCVKQEEEDSEIMSGPCFDAPVPTLINGEISSRNDGLDGLCSEGYTFPSGANTSAYECQDNAWTLPALDMPGCTVPVCRRPCQNGGTCARPGECQCLPGYEGEVCETEQTPAGTPRL